GACCCACCACAGAAAGTTCTAGGCCCATGTGTCTGCCTATTGACTGTTTGAATTCCCAGAAAGAAAGGTGATATTTgagcaaaatgaaaatgctaGACTAAAATAGGAATGAAGCTTTGATTTGACATCCAAACCAAACCTGGGTTTGCATTATTATGTGAGCATTGCTCTTTTATGGAAAAGTAGTTCCTGAACATGGATAATGTTCATATGCTCACAGTGTGATCAAGTGTTGGGACCTGGAACAATACAGTGTTACTGAtgaaccttaaaaaaaaaaaaatcaaaacaaaacatgttaataCTTCACTATTATATTCTGAAAAACTCTTGATAGCCTTAAACCTCTGGAATCATGTACATAAACACTCAGTGTGCACTTTGTCTTATATAAATGTTTgagaatagtaaaaaaaaaccctcaaatcTCAGTCAGATGTTAATACCATCTGCAGTGTAGGGACTGAAATTTGAGGTAGCTCATATTATTAGCTCACTAGAAATACAACTTGGTAGCAGTGTACATTAATTTATGTACTTGCacaaaagacacatttgaaGTTTTTCAGAGGTGGAGATTAAATCAGTAGTTGtagaaaaacattgttttttatgtttctgtgaaGGATGTTGGAATTTTTTCTAGCACCACATAAAAAACGATCTTCAGTAATTTTATTGAGGTATAATTTTCAATGGAAGACCATTAATAGTGCAGCATTAACATTTTAAGGTTATTTACATTGTGAGTCAAGTAAAACACATGTGCTTCATTCTCTTAGCTGTGCAGTAATAACCAGCCAAACTTTTCCTTTCCCTTACTGCACACTCCCTCTGCCAGAGCTCAAAAAGCGGATATCTATTCTCGTTACATAGGCCTCTTTGACACATACGCCATCTGGCATTAAATATAACTTCAGTTTGTTAGAACACCGCCTGTTGCACCACACCAGATCTTAGTTATCACATGTGGCAGTCTTGTAGCTGTTTTCTTCCGGTAGCTGAATATTGCATAACCtgcaaaaaataatcatttaagatCTGATTCTGTGGTACTGAGGTATTTGTCGAAGCTTTTCATATTATGACAGTTTAAGAGAGCAACTGAAACTCACAGTATGTGTTGTTCTACTGTCATACAATAAATactatacatttataataaacagCAATAACTCATGAAAAAGTAAGCAGCCATCAGTACATCAGTGTGTTTCCCTCGGTAGTGTAAAGAATATATGCCATCAAAACTCAAAATAGGGATTATCAGTCCCTTGTTCCAAATTACAGTTTCAAAAGGCGTCAGGTATTTAAATAGTAGCTATcactttaaaacaaataaactacGGAGCTGATAAAGAAAATCTTCTTCTTTGCTCTTGTGTGCACTACAGCGCCCATTCATGTAGTCCCAAGCACAGCGCTTGCAGTAGTTGTAGAAATGGTGCTCTGCCTTCTTTAGTGTGCTGTTCAGGTCCAGTGTTCCCTGAAGGCTGCACAAAAAGCAAAGTTTTTACCAACACATTCAAAGAGCACAGAGCATTCACAAATGCACAACAATTTGTACGTCTCAGCATACAGACAAACCTGCTTGTAAACTGGATGAGCTGTACATCATCTCGGCACCGCAGCAGAGACTCTCTGTTGTCTAACAGAATGGCTGCACAGATGAAGAGCTCAAAGGTGAAGTCAGTGTTGATGGCCTGCAGTTCCGACTGTGAATTGTCCTCTgcaaacatcaacatcaagGCAGACATATCACTAAATAAATTAAGACATTTAACAGAGGTAAGTGTTAGTACTTTTCCACATACAGCCTCATTTATTCTGTCAACTTGAACTCTGGATTTCACCTGTGCTGTATTTCCGTGCCAGCCTTTCCTGATAACGGGCTCGGTCTACTTGTTGGGAAATGAGCTCCAGGTGGTCACAGCTCAGGATCTCGAACAAACGTAGAGCGTCACTGTGTTCAAACTCTCTCTGGAAACCCAGCAGTAGCCATCTAGAGGGAGGAGCAACACATTGCACAAACCAAATGTGCATATGTTATATGAACACATACAACCATATGCATATGTAGAGAATTAAAATACAGAATGGTGCCAAAGATGTATACTGCTGTGCTCACGCAATACCTGTGGCAGAAGGTGAAGCTCTCCATGTTGTCTGTGACTAAGTGAGTGTAAAGCTGTGGGTCCAGTTCTTTTAACAGGGCTGCCTCCAACTCTAGAGGACACAAGTCTTTCAATTGCTTGTACATTATACAACATAATCTAAACAATCTATCACTTTCTTATACTTATTTGCAGACAAAAACTTTTGCTCTAGACAGATTTCATTTTTTGAGTCCAAGAACTGTTCAATGTCCTTGTTTTACCACTAGAGGTCCTGAAACTTTTTTGCAATTACAATAGCAGACAATTCTCATTTTCACAACATATTGTGTATATCTTGAGAATATAACTtctaataaataatgttttttctttctttctttctttttgttctctttgctGATCTCACCTATTTTTCTGTGCAGACCATCAGCCCTGAAGTCCTTAGAGAACTTCTCCATGTAGCAGGAGAAACTCCAGAAAGTGTCGACCTCAGAGTCGAGGACCTCCAGGAACCGGCTGCACAGGTCATTCATTCCCTGGGCATAACTGACCTCTGGGTCCACAATCAAGGGGTGCACAAAACAAAAGAGTCAGTGTAACAAATACAGGCTATCACTGCTGTCTCATCTGGTCAGTGTCAATAAAACTGAGATGGGTTGCTTACCTGGATGAAAAGCAGCATAAGTGATGAGGATATCTCTCAAAACCAACAGATTGCCTGAACCCTCACCCCTGCAGACACATAAAATATTAGTGTGGCATAAGTGAGCGAGATTAGTTGAAAACCTCAACCTTAATCACTGATACAAAGCCTAAAAGGATATGACAATATTTATAGAGCAGATAACAACAAAGTTAGATTTCCCCAAACATCCTAACATTTAGGAAAGGCAGGAGCAAAACAGTAAGGTTGGCTCTGGAGCCCTGGGGGGCAGGAGAAACAAATATCTCGGTAGCTACAAATCAAGTTAGGttagttttttttcctatgTTTATCTAAATTCAGAACACATGCATGAAGCATTAAAGTCTGATCCAAAGAGGAACTGCTTGACTCAGCAAGGTCTGAGTGCTTGTGCTGAGTGCTGTGCAATACTATGATTTGTcttgtgtaaatattaaaaagttgACATGGCTGTAAGTGTTACATAAGAAACttgttttaaaagcaaattaaacCTGACATAACACAGTCTATTGCTCTCTTTGTTTGGCTTGTTTCTGTGTCAGCCCAGGGGAGCAGAAAGTCAGTAATCTCTTTTAGCTGCTCAAAACCTCTTGTCCGGATGTTTGCTCCTGCTAACTTCTTGTTAAGGTTCAGCAATCGAACTTCATACATTACTCCATGACACATATCTTAAATCTACTTTGTAATgggcaaaaaaacacaataatggcTACCACTCACTGGTAATAGCTCAGGTCTCTGTTAGTTCTTGGGACATCTTTGTCAATGATTCGTATGGCTTCCCGCAGCTCTTCATGGTCAAAAGTGTCCCGCTCAAACAATATCTGttaacagaaaagaaatgtagataatggagtaaaaaaaaccttttattcTATCTTGTTTTATTAGAAAAGGGAGTAAAATGTATTGGCTGTAAATTAGTGTCACTAGTTCCTTGTTTTCTAAGTGCTGAACACTTCAGTCTCGCTAGTGCAAGAAGGTCAACTGATACCATaggtaaataaatgacaaacagtGTGTTTAACAAAATTAGATCCTGCTGAGTAATTACCCTGAACATACTCCTCCCAAGTTAAACAGTTTCTTTTCCACCAAACAATGccaaagaaaatacattcactGGAACCACAGAGATGTAATTAACAGAACCAAAGCAGAAATGTACTGCatagaaaacagaaatacatagaaaatataaaatacaaatatatagaTTAGAATTATACTAACATATATTTAACATATCAAACCTGTGCCTGCAGCTCTAAGAAAGTCAGCCTGTCCCTGACCTCACTCTGGTCCAGGGCCTGTTGCTGGACCTGTGCTTGCCTCTGGTCGAAGTACCTGACTGCTGCCACCAACTCAGCTGGCATGGAGATGGATGAAgtagaagagaaagagaaatcgAGAATGATTAGGTGGACACACTTGAGAGCCAGGTTGACCAAGCCAACTTCCGTCAAGACGACAGAGTTTGTGCATGCTTGGGTGTTTACCATCAGTGCCATTGAGGTGCATCCGCACGGCTGAAGGAAGGAATTGCTGCCACTTTCTCTTCATGACCTGGTAGCGTATGGCCAACTGCTCCTGCAGCAGAGGGCGCTCCAAAGCTGTTGAGCTGCACGGGTACATCCCAAACAGGAAGCGCCACGCCAGGCCACGCTCAGAGGGTGACACGCCACCTTGACAGGGATTGAAAACCTCTGGATCATTTACAGTGGACAAATATATAATTGACTCTTGTGTTTTCAAGCTTGGAGGTTAGACATGTAACAAAGACcatcagaccaaaacaaatccTAAATGGGTAACATGTAAGAATCAGAGCTTTGCAgctaagaaaagaaaagaaatagaaaacaatagCTGCTCCTAAATTTGCTGAACTTTCCTCAGTTCTCAGGGGGATTTGAGACAATATCTTATGTAATGTCTTGCTCTGTGGGTTTTTTAATCTTTGGTTTCTTTGTAGGGATGGAATGTGTATAAAGGTCAGAGGGCCACAGAAAAGGAGGCTGAGCTTCCACATTCCTGCTCACAGTTGATAGATTCAGTGTGATGTTTTACCCCAGCGACGACTCCTCTGGTTAGATGTTTATTACCCTGTGACCCAATGTTGCTGAAACCTTGAACATTTGCAGCAAGGAATTACCTTTTATGTACTGGAGACGCCTCTGAAACACTAATCCAGTGCTATCCTCATTTCTTAGCTTCACACACTTCACCAGATATCTTTGTCTGACTGTGGAATCTCATGTGATTTTATTCTGCTTCTTAGAAATCTTGCCAACTCTATAAAtggtatttgttgttttatcaaAGTGGTCACGCTGGGGTTCTTTGCTCGAGGGGGTTCAATGCACACGTAAATGTTAGATTTTAGTGAATGGCTTGACTGTGGCTGAGATAATATCCTGAAGCAAAGCATCACTTGACTTCCTCTTGGTTTGTAGGAATGACTATGATAACAATTCAGCATGTTGGGGCTGACCCCTCATGCATGTGATCATAAAAGGTCCTTCTTGTGTTATTTACTTAAAAGCAATGCTTGTGTGGGcatagtttttatttgtttttttgcatttatacaAATTTGCTAAATGCAATGTAAGTCAAAAAGTTTGAAATAAATCAGAATTATCAGTCCTTTCACCTTGTTATGTCCTGTTTagaataatatactgtatgtgcaagaTTACACATGTACATATACATTTCTGTAGATGCAACTATTCAACAGCCTGTGCTGCATGCCAAGCACAATCTCTTGGCTCTTTCCTGTCATTGCACACCCTACtaatacagaaatgtaaatgtaacaggATTATCGAAGACTTTATATTTCTAAATGGGCATTATGAGATTACTGAAGATTTCCCTTTGCCCTGGTGTGACCTCATAATACTATACTCTACTGTATCTGACAATTAAGTTAAAACTGAGCCTCTGTCAAATACTCAGCCTATGTTGTATACAAACAGTTCTTGCATATGAATGAaggttttcattattttgtatttaggAAAACCACTtatttagatagatagatagatagatagatagatagatagatagatagatagatagatctaccgtttttgaaaatgtgcatcCTCAGTCTTGACTCGTCCACCCTCCCCTCAGCGTCCATGACTCCGGGTAAGGTGAGACGTGCAGCGGACAGAGCAGGAGAGCTGACCATGGCTACTCGCCTTTGGAAACAGTGTGAGCTGTCCTCCTCTCCTGCTGTCTGCCGGGGACTCCCGTTAGTCAGATATTCCATCTGTGCCTGCGGTATTCGCAATCACACCGTGCACAGGTGAAGAAAAGTTTGTCTGACGCAGCGCATCCACGGAGCCACAACGGACAAGAAACTGTCATCCTCTTATACTGCCTGAACAACACCTCTCTTCACGACACCCATCTCCCTGCGTGACCTGGAGGCTGAAACCAGCCAGGACGGATTTCTTCTAACAGAGTCGGATCCTTCAAGAACACGAAACTTGTTGAGTTAGTTTCAGAAAACCATTTCCAGCTTTGTTGACTCGCATTCAGCCATCTGGGAGTCATATGACTGCACCTTGAGATCCGAGTTTGGCCCACATTCCAGGTGGAGTCCGGACTTCAGTGCCAAAGTTCACTTTGGATTTGCGAGCATGTCTCGCTCCACCTAGTGGTTTTATTTAAGAGCATCAAGCACCAATAGCTTTCCACAACAGTTTTACTCATCAATGGCCCCGACTAATATAAAGTGTTCTTGAATATAGCAGACAGGCATCTCAACATAGTTACCTTGCCTTTCTGAGTTTGAAATGCTCTATATGACAAATTAATGCTGATCAGGgtaatattgttttttcaaTTAAGGTTAACTAGAGAATTATGTTATTACACCATacttacaaaataaaaacagaggcTGTTATAAGAAAATTTGATCACCACTCCTCTTTTTAGAAGTGAAAGCAGAATTGAAATGTTATTCATTGTCTACAGTCCTGCATGGCTTTGCTCAACAGTACCAATGACTTTAAGAAATGCTTTAAGAAATGGGCCTCTCAGAGCTAATAGGTCATCTGGTCCAGAGAGCAATCTGGTGGCTCCAAGGTTGACTCAAAATTTGTGAACCAGCTTTCGGTTATGATGGTTAAAACTGCTGGAATACGCTGCCAGATGCCAGTTGTGTACTAATATTgacatttaagtaaaaaaatctACCTGATCATTCCTTTTCCCCTGCAGCATTAGATTCACTTTTgttgtttccatttttaaacagtatttaattGTTTGAATTGCTTCTTTAAACTGCATGGCCAGATTAACCTGTTAGGGGGCCTTGGGGCAACAATTTGCTGATGGGTCCCTTTTGACACCCCACATACCACTCTGTGCATTGTGTATATTTGTACCAGAATGCTACTATTAGCATGGCCCCAGCTTTTCTATGTATTAGTTAATTTGCTGTAATTTGATTAAGTTCAACTCTATTTAGGAATATGCACCATGTGAGCGCAATATAACCTAAAATAATAAAggtattaaaactgtattttgacTCAGGGCCCTTCTACAACACAGGGGCAAAACATTAGCTGATAATGCAGGACCTATCTTAGTTGAATTGTACTCAAGTGGTGCAAATTTACTAACCAATATGGAGTTATCAACATAGACTGACGTGTGCTTGAGGTCAGGGAAGTTGCCCACTTTGCCCAGTTGTTTGCGCATGTATGAATGTTCTTTGTATTTCTCTCAGAATGACATGCGGCAATAAATAAAGTTATCCTGCTCACCTTTGCTGATAGAGAAACACAGGAATATGCAGGAAATGCAGGAATAGCAGATTGACAAGCTTTTAAATTATCTCATAAATGAATTGCGGTGTACAAgtacaaaaaatattacatgaggaaaataaagtatcaaaagtaggCAACTGGATTAATTTATTTAGTGGCCAAGCAGTTTATGGCCTTTAGATAACATGGTAGAAGGTGACAACCTTTTCACTCTCTTGTTCTCTGTTGCTGTGAATGGATGCATATACCCTTTTTCAGTCCTGATactacttttcttttctttatcacATCTATTCAATGTCTGTGCGTACTGGAAGAGGAATCCCTGCTGTGTTGTGAGAACAGATGTATAATGTCTTATGTGGTTCTGGAAGCAGCTGTCTAAAGATAAAAATCATTGGAGAATTATGGCACTTGATCAATAATACTCATGcatgaaaacaatcaaaacagTCTGTGGAGCCAGCATCAACTAAAGGGTCACTGCACAGTCAAACTGCTGAGTAAATGTTGCATTGGAACAAATACACTGTTGTCAATGTTTGACTCAAACATCTGGTCACATCCTCTTCCACAAAGGCAAtgtgttaaaacatttaaagaattcactgaaaggtcaaaggtcaagatTTAAGATACTGTAAGGGTTGCCATCACCACTCtccaataaaacagaagaacTAATACTCTGGCCGTCACATTACATGtcatactgaaaaataaatgtcGGCCTCACATAGTGTCTGAGTAGTTTTAGGTCTCTACGTTTCTGTTGATGTGAAATCTCACACATATTATACACTCATGTGATACTGATATCTCTGTCACCTTGAAATGACTTCCTCAGTATCTTTACACTTATGagtctttgttgttttgacGAATGTCAGTAATTGCAAGagatgtaaaaatacactttaGCTTCAAGTGGATATTATCATTTATATCCAGCACACtgtacagtgtttgtatttttaaatgacatGACAGGTACAGACTATAAGGAGCAGCCttactgttttctttcattattcttGATACACTTCTGTATAATGTTTGCCTTCACACTCATCAGGAAAGTTATGCAATGGTCAAAGTTCCCCTGTTTCCCCCAACttccctttaaaaaagaaattcatCACTGCTATAGCAACACGAAACACATCGAAGAATTTCACATCAATATTAAGATCTAAGACATGTTGCTCATGTCAAATGACAAAGCACCACAACCTCTTCTGGGTCACTCTCACAGTGAGTATTTACTTTTACACAGTGAATGGTGTTTAACTCCAGATTGTTGTAGTTTATGGGCAACCAGATGTGATTGATACAGTTGTAAAAGTGAACTAACTTGTCAGGATTTGAGGATTATGTTGGTTAACCTCAGAATGTCTTCCTTGGATCAGATGAAGCTGCAGCCCCTGGTTGAGCTTAGTCTCATTTTGATCCTGGCCTCTTATGCAAAAGGTGGGTGAcgtatttcagtgtttgttttgaggTTTTGCTCATGAAGTATGTACCTAAAGTAAATATCAATTCTGCTTTTGAACACAGGTGAAGGCTGGATAGTTCATGTCAACAAAACAATTCATGCAAAATTGGGTGATAATGTGACCATACCATGTACGTTTACATATCCGAAAAAGAACCACACAAAAGAGCCTGAGCTTCACTGGAAATTGCGTAGGATAAGTAGCATTAATACCTACGACAAGCAGAACAATTCCATATACCTTTATCACCCAAATGAAACAATGTGGAAGAGAAGTACAGAGGAAGGACCAAGCTCATCAGAAACAGCGGTAATGGAAACTGCTCCCTCAAGATCTTCAACATCACGGATAATGAGCCATATATCTATTTAAGAATTTTAACATATGACAACTATAGTTTCGTAAAGACCCCTGTCTCCATTTATGTGTCTGGTAAGAATTTCATTTTAGTTGtgatttaaaattatatttacatgcTTGAGTAAAGTGAAATGTAACTAATACTTCATATGTTTCTCCCACTTGGCCAGGTGCTACACCAGTCCCCATTAACCCAGGTAtaatttttacctttttatcatCTCATCTTATGTTGTTTCCTTCTTCACAGAGACTGCACCCCAGCCGCCTTCAGGACCAATGTATGCCACCATCTTTGTACCCGTCACTGCAGCTCTGatcattatttttgtcattggatttgttgttttcagacacagAATGTGACTTCCCTTTAAGATCAACCAGCATTTATTTCTGCTGGATGTATGATTTGCTTGTGTTACATACAGACATGTTGAATTTGATAAATATCTTTAAGGCAGACATACTATGCTAGAACAAGGCCACGATAAACTGTCATGCTCTATATTACAAATTAATGCTGATTAGGGTAGACTTATTGTTTAATTAAGGTTAATTAGGGAATTATGTTATTACACTGTACTTACAAAATATAAACAGGGGTCGTTATAAGAAATTTTGATTACCACTCCTCATCTCTGCCTTGGACTCCAGTTAGTTTTAGAATTGAATTTGGAATAGAAATGTTATTCATTGTCTACAGTCCTGTATGACTTTGCTGCAATGACGTGCTTTAAAAAATGGCCCTCTCAGAGCTAATAGGTAATCTGGTCCAGAGAGCCATCTAGTGGCTCCAAGGTTGACTCAAAATTTGTAAACCAGCTTTTGGTTTGATGCTTGTAGCTGCTGGAATACGCTGCCAGATGCCAGTTGTGTACTAATATTgacatttaagtaaaaaaacCTACCTGATCATTCCTTTTCCCCTGCAGCATTAGATTCACTTTTattgtttccatttttaaacagtatttaattGTTTGAATTGCTTCTTTAAACTGCATGGCCAGATTAACCTGTTAGGGGGCCTTGGGGCAACAATTTGCTGATGGGTCCCTTTTGAAACCCCACATACCACTCTGTGCATTGTGTATATTTGTACCAGAATGCTACTATTAGCATGGCCCCAGCTTTTCTATGTATTAGTTAATTTGCTGTAATTTGATTAAGTTCAACTCTATTTAGGAATATGCACCGTGTGAGCGCAATATAACCTAAAATAATAAAggtattaaaactgtattttgacTCAGGATCCTTCTACAACACAGGGGCAAAACATTAGCTGATAATGCAGGACCTATCTTAGTTGAATTGTACTCAAGTGGTGCAAATTTACTAACCAATATGGAGTTATCAACATAGACTGACGTGTGCTTGAGGTCAGGGAAGTTGCCCACTTTGCCCAGTTGTTTGCGCATGTATGAATGTTCTTTGTATTTCTCTCAGAATGACATGCGGCAATAAATAAAGTTATCCTGCTCACCTTTGCTGATAGAGAAACACAGGAATATGCAGGAAATGCAGGAATAGCAGATTGACAAGCTTTTAAATGATCTCATAAATGAATTGCGGTGTACAAgtacaaaaaatattacatgaggaaaataaagtatcaaaagtaggCAACTGGATTAATTTATTTAGTGCAGAATGTCTTCCTTGGATCAGATGAAGCTGCAGCCCCTGGTTGAGCTTAGTCTCATTTTGATCCTGGCCTCTTATGCAAAAGGTGGGtgacatatttcagtgtttgttttgaggTTTTGCTCATGAAGTATGCACCTAAAGTAAATATCAATTCTGCTTTTGAACACAGGTGAAGGCTGGATAGTTCATGTCACCAAAACAATTCATGCAAAATTGGGTGATAATGTGACCATACCATGTACGTTTACATATCcgaaagagaaacacacaaaagagcCTGAGCTTTACTGGAAATTGCGTAGggaaagtaacaaaaaaaccTATGACACGAAGAACAATTCCATATACCTTTATCACCCAAATGAAACACATGTGGAAGAGAAGTACAGAGGAAGGACCAAGCTCATCGGAAACAGCAGTAATGGAAACTGCTCCCTCAAGATCTTCAACATCACGGATAATGAGCCATATATCTATTCAAGAATTGTTGCACATGACAAGCGTAGTTTCATAAAGAACCCTGTCTCCATTTATGTGTCTGGTAAGAATTTCATTTTAGTTGtgatttaaaattatatttacatgcTTGAGTAAAGTGAAATGTAACTAATACTTCATATGTTTCTCCCACTTGGCCAGGTGCTACACCAGTCACCATTAACCCAGGTATAACTTTTACATTTCTATTATCTCATTATTACATGGTTTGTTTCTGTACCCAATAGTTGTAACAAAAATGTGTTGCAGGGTAATACATAATCATAATGAAAGCTTTCCCAAACTACTTAATTTATTGTAGATATTACAAATATCACCACTCCATCAAATTGTTAAGTTTGATGTTTGCATAGTTAGTCTTAAAGCTAAAAACTGACACTCAGTTTCCTTTATTAAAAAATTCACTGTTTACAGCAATGTTAATCTTCTTCACAGAGACTACACCCGAACCGCCTTCAGGACCAATGTATGCCGCCATCTTTGTGCAAGTCACTGCAGCTCTGatcattatttttgtcattggatttgttgttttcagacacagAATGTGACTTCCCTTTAAGATCAACCAGCATttatgtctgctggatgtatgATTTGCTTGTGTTACATACAGACATGTTGAATTTGATAAATATCTTTAAGGCAGACATACTATGCTAGAACAAGGCCACGATAAACTGTCATGCTCTATATTACAAATTAATGCTGATTAGGGTAGACTTATTGTTTAATTAAGGTTAATTAGGGAATTATGTTATTACACTGTACTTACAAAATATAAACAGGGGTCGTTATAAGAAATTTTGATTA
This sequence is a window from Thunnus thynnus chromosome 10, fThuThy2.1, whole genome shotgun sequence. Protein-coding genes within it:
- the LOC137191651 gene encoding myeloid cell surface antigen CD33-like isoform X2; its protein translation is MSSLDQMKLQPLVELSLILILASYAKGEGWIVHVTKTIHAKLGDNVTIPCTFTYPKEKHTKEPELYWKLRRESNKKTYDTKNNSIYLYHPNETHVEEKYRGRTKLIGNSSNGNCSLKIFNITDNEPYIYSRIVAHDKRSFIKNPVSIYVSGATPVPTTPAIFTETTPQPPSGPMYAAIFVSAAAALIIIFVIGFFLFRHKREQSLTREDSGYYANFSRASSNQATRKELCKKQDNKELPDLKTFDDPVYINMEAPAGQMDQHVDQSVDHTDNIYANMDYHK
- the si:dkey-238d18.4 gene encoding TBC1 domain family member 15, with translation MEYLTNGSPRQTAGEEDSSHCFQRRVAMVSSPALSAARLTLPGVMDAEGRVDESRLRMHIFKNGGVSPSERGLAWRFLFGMYPCSSTALERPLLQEQLAIRYQVMKRKWQQFLPSAVRMHLNGTDAELVAAVRYFDQRQAQVQQQALDQSEVRDRLTFLELQAQILFERDTFDHEELREAIRIIDKDVPRTNRDLSYYQGEGSGNLLVLRDILITYAAFHPEVSYAQGMNDLCSRFLEVLDSEVDTFWSFSCYMEKFSKDFRADGLHRKIELEAALLKELDPQLYTHLVTDNMESFTFCHRWLLLGFQREFEHSDALRLFEILSCDHLELISQQVDRARYQERLARKYSTEDNSQSELQAINTDFTFELFICAAILLDNRESLLRCRDDVQLIQFTSSLQGTLDLNSTLKKAEHHFYNYCKRCAWDYMNGRCSAHKSKEEDFLYQLRSLFVLK